A window of Xyrauchen texanus isolate HMW12.3.18 chromosome 10, RBS_HiC_50CHRs, whole genome shotgun sequence contains these coding sequences:
- the LOC127651021 gene encoding probable ATP-dependent RNA helicase ddx6, whose protein sequence is MATRMENVGPDVIGMNKHNMQLKGQPNATSQVGPQTAPQGAKPGKETPKPANASQEGPGIRFGDDWKKSLELPPTDNRVKTSDVTATKGNEFEDYCLKRELLMGIFEMGWEKPSPIQEESIPIALSGRDILARAKNGTGKSGAYLIPLLERIDLKKDHIQALVIVPTRELALQVSQISIQISKHLGGVKVMATTGGTNLRDDIMRLDEMVHVVVATPGRILDLIKKGVAKMDKVHTMVMDEADKLLSRDFVVIIEDIISFLAKNRQILLYSATFPISVQKFMTKHLQKPYEINLMEELTLKGITQYYAYVTERQKVHCLNTLFSKLQINQSIIFCNSTQRVELLAKKITQLGYSCFYIHAKMMQEYRNRVFHDFRNGLCRNLVCTDLFTRGIDIQAVNVVINFDFPKNAETYLHRIGRSGRFGHLGVAINLITAEDRFNMKSIEDQLITDIKPIPSSIDKSLYVAEFHSFNPDCEVEAEEGETHRPGREPQAS, encoded by the exons ATGGCAACAAGGATGGAGAATGTTGGCCCTGATGTCATAGGGATGAACAAACACAACATGCAGCTTAAAGGCCAGCCTAACGCAACGTCTCAAGTAGGACCCCAAACTGCACCCCAAGGTGCTAAACCTGGAAAAGAAACTCCGAAACCTGCCAATGCCTCTCAAGAAGGACCTGGCATCAG GTTTGGTGACGACTGGAAAAAAAGCCTAGAGCTCCCCCCTACGGACAACAGAGTCAAAACTTCT GATGTCACTGCCACAAAAGGGAATGAGTTTGAAGACTACTGCCTGAAGAGAGAGCTGCTGATGGGCATATTTGAGATGGGCTGGGAAAAGCCCTCCCCTATTCAG GAGGAGAGTATCCCTATTGCTCTCTCCGGCCGTGACATACTGGCTCGTGCCAAAAACGGGACAGGAAAGAGTGGCGCTTACTTGATTCCCCTGCTGGAGAGAATTGACCTGAAAAAGGATCACATTCAGG CATTAGTCATAGTTCCCACCCGTGAGCTCGCGCTGCAGGTCAGTCAGATCAGCATTCAGATTAGTAAGCACCTGGGTGGTGTCAAAGTCATGGCAACCACAGGTGGGACCAACCTACGAGATGACATCATGCGCCTGGATGAGATGG ttcATGTTGTTGTAGCAACACCAGGAAGAATTTTGGACTTGATAAAAAAGGGTGTGGCCAAAATGGATAAAGTTCACACGATGGTTATGGATGAG gCAGACAAGTTGCTCTCCCGGGACTTTGTGGTTATTATTGAGGACATCATTAGTTTCCTTGCGAAGAACAGACAGATTCTGCTCTATTCGGCAACCTTTCCCATCAGCGTACAGAAGTTCATG ACGAAGCACCTGCAGAAGCCCTATGAGATTAATCTGATGGAAGAATTGACTCTGAAGGGCATTACCCAGTACTACGCTTATGtcacagaaagacagaaagtgCATTGTCTCAACACACTGTTTTCCAAG TTGCAGATCAATCAGTCCATCATCTTCTGTAACTCTACTCAGAGAGTGGAACTTTTGGCCAAGAAGATCACCCAGCTGGGCTACTCCTGCTTTTACATTCATGCAAAAATGATGCAG GAATATAGAAACCGTGTTTTCCATGACTTCAGAAATGGACTCTGCAGAAATCTTGTCTGCACAG ACTTGTTCACTAGAGGAATTGACATCCAGGCAGTAAATGTGGTCATCAACTTTGACTTCCCCAAGAATGCAGAGACCTATCTGCATCGCATAGGACGCTCAG GAAGGTTTGGACATTTGGGTGTGGCTATCAATCTCATTACCGCTGAGGATCGCTTTAACATGAAGAGCATTGAGGACCAGCTGATAACGGACATCAAACCCATTCCCAGCAGCATTGATAAGAGCCTGTATGTAGCAGAGTTCCACTCTTTTAACCCTGACTGTGAGGTGGAAGCAGAGGAGGGAGAGACCCATCGCCCTGGCAGAGAGCCCCAAGCCTCTTAA